One window of the Natrinema sp. CBA1119 genome contains the following:
- a CDS encoding cysteine hydrolase family protein translates to MHLEPDSTAVVVVDMQNGFCHPDGSLYAPGSEDVIEPIADFVDRARENGTQVIFTRDVHPPEQFDDAHYYDEFEQWGEHVLEGSWEAEIVDELSVEDGDHVVEKHTYDAFYNTELEGWLNARTIDDLVICGTLANVCVLHTGGSAGLRDFRPIMLEDCIGAIEDDHREYALDHAAWLFGEVEPSETLEFA, encoded by the coding sequence ATGCACCTCGAGCCAGACAGCACGGCGGTGGTGGTCGTCGACATGCAAAACGGGTTCTGTCATCCCGACGGCTCGCTGTACGCGCCGGGTAGCGAGGACGTCATCGAGCCGATCGCGGATTTCGTCGATCGGGCCCGCGAGAACGGGACGCAGGTGATCTTCACCCGCGACGTCCACCCGCCCGAACAGTTCGACGACGCCCACTACTACGACGAGTTCGAACAGTGGGGCGAACACGTCCTCGAGGGATCGTGGGAGGCCGAGATCGTCGACGAACTCTCCGTCGAGGACGGGGATCACGTCGTCGAGAAACACACCTACGACGCCTTCTACAACACCGAACTCGAGGGGTGGCTGAACGCCCGCACCATCGACGATCTGGTGATCTGTGGCACGCTCGCGAACGTCTGCGTGCTCCACACCGGCGGCAGCGCGGGGCTGCGGGACTTCCGGCCGATCATGCTCGAGGACTGTATCGGTGCGATCGAGGACGACCACCGCGAGTACGCGCTCGATCACGCCGCGTGGCTCTTCGGCGAGGTCGAACCGAGCGAGACCCTCGAGTTCGCCTGA